The DNA region CGGTGGCGGCGCCGAGTTCAGCTTGCGAGCTGGCTGCCGGGGCACCGGGCACGACGCGTACCGACAGCAGTCCGGCGACGTCGACGCCGGTTGCTGCGGTGATCGCGGACTCCCAGCTGTCGCCGGCGCGCAGCGTCACCGGTTGCCCGGCGATACGCAGTTCGACGTCGGCCGCGGCCAACACCTCGAGGTGCGCCGAAGCCCGTTCGGCGGCGGCAGCAGCTTGCTCGACCGCGGCCGCGGCATCGTCGATCACCGTCATCAGCGCATCGGTGAGCTGGATCGTCCCGAGTTCGCGGACAGCGGCGTCCAGGGCGCGCTGGTGGTCCTCCAGTGCGCTGAGCCGGCCGAGGAGCCGCGAGAGCGTCTCACGGTCGGTGACCAGCTGCACAGCGGCGTGCGCGGCGTCCAAGCGCTGTTGTGCGTTCTCCAGCGCCACTCGGGCCTGCTCGGCGGTGGCCTCGGCGGTGACGTTCATCTCGATCGCGGTGTCGTGCTCCTCGGCCGCGCTTTCGGCGGCGACCTGCAGATCGGCGATGGCGGCGACCCGCTCCTCGACGTCGGCCCGGCAGCGGCGTCGTTGCTGCAACGCGCTGCCCGAGTGCGCGGCGGTGTCGGCGGCCGATGTGGCCAAGACCCCGGCCCGCTCGACCTCCTGCCGCAACGCCGCGATTTGCTGCGCCGCGCTCTGTGCCTGTGCCAATTCCTCAGCTGCCCGGCCTTTTTCGGTGTTCACCGCGGCCAGCTGCGCGGTCAGGGCAGCGTGCCGACGCACTGCCTCGTCGACCTCGGCGACTGCGGCTGCGCACCGGGCGGCCTCTTCGTCGCAGGCGCGCAGCCGGCTGCTGGCCGCCGCCCACTCGCCGGTGGGCCGTCCGGTCGCGGTGAAGTAGCGCCGATACTCCGCGTCGATCCGGTCGACCAGCAGCGTCTCCGCGCTTCCGGTCACCGTCGGTTCCTCGTCGACCTCACCGGCGACCACGTCGAGAGCCCGCGACAGCGCATCACATCCCGACAGGTCGACAGCCGACGTCGACGCCGACTGCAGCACCCGCTGGGCCTGCCACAGCTCGACGTCCATCGTCTCAGCGAGGATGGCGCGGACCCGCTCATGGGCTTCGTCGCCGGTGTGCTGCTCACGGCGCGGAGTCAGCACCGTCAGTTCGGTCTCGGGGCGCTTGTGAAAACGCTTGCGGTACACGAACCGGTACGGGCCGGTGGAAATGTCGGCGGTGACCTCCGCACCGACGTCGGCATGGGTGGGCTTGACCTGCTTGACTTCTTTTTTCGTCGACCGGTCCTTGGCCTCGAGCAGCAGGTCGAGTGCTTCGAGCATCGACGACTTGCCCGTCTCGTTGGGTCCGCTGACCACCACGATGCCGTGGTCGGGAAACTCGATGTCGCGGTGGGTGATTCCGCGGTAGTTCGTCAGCGTCAACCTGTGCAACCTCATGCCGCGCCCCCGTCGGTCAGACGCAGCAGCAGGGCCAGCGCCGCGCGCGCGTCCTCGGCGTCCTCACCGCTGGAGCGGGCGGTGGCCACCAGTTCCGCCACCGCGGCCGCGGCGAAACCACCGATGTCGAGGTCGTCGAACTCCCCGTCGGCCGGCAGCACCGCGATCTCGGTCGCCTTGTCCCAGGGCACCAGAGCCGCGAACAGCCGGGCGTAGCGGTCCAGGCACGCGTCGAGCGCGGCCTTGTCGGTGACGGTCAACGTCCCGGTCAACCCGAGCCGGACCACGGTGCGGTCCTTGTCGGGCAGCAGGTCGAGGTTGATGTCGAGATC from Mycobacterium sp. SMC-4 includes:
- a CDS encoding ATP-binding protein: MRLHRLTLTNYRGITHRDIEFPDHGIVVVSGPNETGKSSMLEALDLLLEAKDRSTKKEVKQVKPTHADVGAEVTADISTGPYRFVYRKRFHKRPETELTVLTPRREQHTGDEAHERVRAILAETMDVELWQAQRVLQSASTSAVDLSGCDALSRALDVVAGEVDEEPTVTGSAETLLVDRIDAEYRRYFTATGRPTGEWAAASSRLRACDEEAARCAAAVAEVDEAVRRHAALTAQLAAVNTEKGRAAEELAQAQSAAQQIAALRQEVERAGVLATSAADTAAHSGSALQQRRRCRADVEERVAAIADLQVAAESAAEEHDTAIEMNVTAEATAEQARVALENAQQRLDAAHAAVQLVTDRETLSRLLGRLSALEDHQRALDAAVRELGTIQLTDALMTVIDDAAAAVEQAAAAAERASAHLEVLAAADVELRIAGQPVTLRAGDSWESAITAATGVDVAGLLSVRVVPGAPAASSQAELGAATAVLQEALERAGAADVDQARALQQRRAELLATVKEHTAILQALTAEGDAELVRGQVAELRTRLAAGDSAMPAEAVPPAQLRAQLAAEVAAHQQARAKCETQRKVAAETAKLVSERALRAARAKEKLQSARDELAVAEQRLAAQRAETNDEDLAIKADADALAAQAASQAAARLRDELAGHQPDAVATELERAQRAHTAASGRHSETAEALREVAAALKVYGSEGRRSALDAAEGERQHAESEYQRVHRRARAAQLLKTVMSRHRDATRMRYVDPYRGEVERLGRLVFGESFEVDVDSDLRIGARTLSGRTVPYESLSGGAKEQLGIVARLAGASMVATQDSVPVVIDDALGFTDPDRLAKMAEVFDAVAHDGQVIILTCSPQRYADIRSACHIELAGSL